A window of Bacteroidales bacterium contains these coding sequences:
- the coaD gene encoding pantetheine-phosphate adenylyltransferase, producing MERIAVFPGSFDPITKGHESIILRAIPLFDQIIIAIGENAEKKSFFPLERRMKWIKAVFADEPKVSVQSYKGLTVDFCKRVNARFLLRGLRTSADFEFERSIGQINKNLNPDIETVFLLTTPEFTALNSSIVRDILRNGGDPSQFVPDVVKF from the coding sequence ATGGAACGAATTGCTGTTTTCCCGGGTTCCTTTGACCCGATTACCAAGGGTCATGAGTCGATCATCCTGCGGGCCATCCCGCTGTTTGATCAAATTATTATTGCTATTGGAGAAAATGCGGAAAAGAAAAGCTTCTTCCCGCTTGAACGGAGAATGAAATGGATAAAAGCTGTCTTCGCGGATGAACCTAAAGTGAGTGTGCAGTCTTACAAGGGCCTGACGGTCGACTTCTGTAAAAGGGTAAACGCCAGGTTCCTGCTTAGGGGACTAAGGACTTCCGCTGATTTTGAGTTTGAAAGGAGCATAGGCCAGATCAATAAAAACCTCAACCCTGATATTGAAACGGTTTTTCTGCTGACAACCCCTGAATTTACTGCACTTAATTCATCTATAGTCAGGGATATCCTGAGAAACGGCGGTGATCCTTCGCAATTTGTCCCTGATGTAGTGAAATTCTGA
- the pyrE gene encoding orotate phosphoribosyltransferase, with amino-acid sequence MIFNEEIARTTARSLLQVKAVKLNPHDPFTWTSGIKSPIYCDNRITLSFHAIRTYIRQQLVHIIREEFGVVEYIAGVATGGIAQGALVAQEFGIPMVYVRSEKKQHGLENKIEGRVETGKSVVVVEDLVSTGSSSLAAVHALTEAGFIVKGMVAIFSYNLDSAKKNFDDAKCRLITLSDYNSLINEALESNYITDDDLQSLVKWRDNPEKWAK; translated from the coding sequence ATGATCTTTAATGAAGAAATTGCCAGAACGACTGCCAGGTCTCTTCTCCAGGTCAAGGCAGTCAAATTGAACCCTCACGATCCTTTCACATGGACATCAGGGATCAAATCGCCGATTTATTGTGATAATCGCATCACTTTATCATTTCACGCCATCCGGACTTACATCCGGCAGCAGCTTGTCCATATCATCCGGGAAGAATTCGGAGTGGTGGAATACATAGCAGGTGTTGCTACCGGCGGCATTGCCCAGGGAGCTCTTGTAGCCCAGGAATTCGGCATTCCGATGGTTTATGTCAGGTCTGAAAAGAAACAGCACGGGCTGGAGAATAAGATTGAAGGCAGGGTGGAGACAGGCAAGTCGGTTGTCGTTGTAGAAGACCTGGTTTCGACGGGGAGCAGCAGTCTTGCTGCGGTGCATGCCCTTACGGAAGCCGGATTTATAGTCAAAGGGATGGTTGCGATTTTCAGCTATAATCTTGACTCGGCCAAAAAGAACTTCGATGATGCCAAATGCAGGCTGATCACTTTATCGGATTACAATTCCCTGATAAATGAAGCGCTCGAAAGTAACTACATTACTGATGACGACCTTCAGTCGCTCGTGAAATGGCGTGATAATCCTGAAAAATGGGCAAAGTAG
- a CDS encoding biotin--[acetyl-CoA-carboxylase] ligase — protein MAIIGSEITRLTEVDSTNRFLMDWLTREKLKEGTLVISDFQTAGRGMDGSKWESEPGRNLTFSFLLYPSFLAIEAQFYLNKIISLGLTDLVREVLPERDDIRIKWPNDIYIGNHKVAGTLIQNGVKGSQFDFSVIGIGININQESFSGEASNPVSLKMVAETAFDLDEMLSRTLAKIEHRLNQLKQGAKKEIDEDYLKLLYRMQQLSGYIYKGNPIQARIIGVNRYGQLILEIPGEKIIECDLKEIKFEI, from the coding sequence ATGGCAATAATTGGATCTGAAATCACACGATTAACAGAAGTCGACTCCACAAACCGCTTTCTTATGGATTGGCTTACCAGGGAAAAGCTTAAGGAGGGCACACTGGTCATTTCTGATTTCCAGACAGCAGGAAGAGGCATGGATGGCAGCAAATGGGAAAGTGAGCCCGGGCGGAACCTTACATTCAGCTTTTTACTCTACCCGTCATTCCTGGCCATAGAAGCCCAGTTCTACCTCAATAAAATTATTTCACTTGGCCTTACCGATCTCGTCAGGGAAGTTCTGCCTGAACGTGATGATATCCGGATCAAATGGCCAAATGATATTTATATCGGCAATCATAAGGTTGCCGGCACCCTGATACAGAATGGAGTTAAAGGCTCTCAGTTTGATTTTTCCGTGATCGGCATTGGCATTAATATTAATCAGGAATCATTTTCCGGTGAAGCCTCAAATCCGGTTTCACTAAAGATGGTGGCAGAAACTGCATTTGATCTTGATGAAATGCTGAGCCGGACTTTAGCTAAAATTGAACACCGTTTAAATCAATTAAAGCAAGGCGCAAAAAAGGAAATCGATGAAGACTATCTTAAACTCCTATACCGGATGCAGCAATTATCCGGGTATATTTATAAAGGAAACCCTATACAGGCCAGAATCATCGGTGTAAACCGGTATGGTCAGCTTATCCTCGAAATTCCTGGAGAAAAGATTATAGAATGCGATCTCAAAGAAATCAAATTTGAAATTTGA
- the rsfS gene encoding ribosome silencing factor produces MTPDLYESEELTKLIVQGMEDTKAKNIVILDLQDIEHSITNYFVICHGSSKPQLEAIAGSIIEKTVRNLKAKPWHKEGFENAEWILLDYVDVVVHIFREDRRDFYQLEKLWADAAITHHDYKE; encoded by the coding sequence ATGACACCGGACTTATATGAATCAGAAGAATTGACCAAGCTCATCGTTCAGGGCATGGAAGACACAAAAGCTAAAAACATTGTCATACTTGATTTGCAAGACATCGAACACTCCATCACTAATTATTTTGTAATTTGTCATGGCAGCTCGAAACCACAACTGGAAGCCATTGCGGGTTCCATCATCGAAAAGACGGTAAGGAATTTGAAAGCTAAACCCTGGCATAAAGAAGGCTTTGAAAACGCGGAATGGATTTTGCTGGATTACGTCGACGTCGTTGTTCACATTTTTCGGGAAGATAGAAGGGACTTTTATCAGCTTGAGAAATTATGGGCAGATGCCGCCATCACGCATCATGACTATAAAGAATAA
- the ftsH gene encoding ATP-dependent zinc metalloprotease FtsH, translating to MAEENFNSQDKGGSNLPKGKNTRAKFSFYWIYAGLLLVFMLTYIVNWEGGAAKKTTWGEVKEMLENGDISRILLVNKESAEIFLKPEKIDDPRYKEIKEKVPAKGPHFTYNITSPESFERLVMEAQKDIADPVYIENDVRRNWTGDILGWVVPVAILVIVWLVIMRMMSRNAGGAGGQIFNIGKSKAQLFDKTTSVSINFNDVAGLEEAKVEVKEVVDFLKNPSKYTGLGGKIPKGVLLVGPPGTGKTLLAKAVAGEAQVPFFSLSGSDFVEMFVGVGASRVRDLFKQAKEKAPCIVFIDEIDAIGRARGKNQITGANDERESTLNQLLTEMDGFSTNSGVIIMAATNRADILDRALLRAGRFDRQINVELPDLEERRAIFKVHTKNLKYDKENVDMEWLARQTPGFSGADIANVANESALIAARNDKKIIEKQDFVDAIDRIIGGLERRSKIISQEEKQVIAFHESGHASVSWLLPHAHPLVKVTIVPRGKALGAAWYLPEERQLTTFEQMFDEMTATLGGRAAEEIIFGKVSTGALNDLERVTKQAYNMVVFFGLNDKIGNISYYDSTGQQEYAFQKPYSEKTAEVIDHEIGKLVDQAYRRAVEILRINRDKLEHLARMLLEKEVIFGEDLEPIFGKKMKQAGHEIVLINIKSNGNNTMSEKAEDKTPKKRGRKPKADRV from the coding sequence ATGGCAGAGGAGAATTTTAATTCACAGGATAAAGGGGGGAGTAATTTACCAAAAGGTAAAAATACCAGGGCTAAATTCAGTTTCTACTGGATTTATGCCGGTTTACTTTTAGTTTTTATGCTGACTTATATTGTCAACTGGGAAGGAGGGGCAGCTAAAAAGACTACCTGGGGCGAAGTGAAGGAGATGCTGGAAAATGGTGATATCAGCCGCATCCTTCTGGTCAACAAGGAATCGGCAGAAATTTTCCTTAAGCCGGAAAAGATTGATGATCCCAGGTACAAGGAAATAAAAGAGAAGGTCCCTGCCAAAGGGCCTCATTTCACGTACAACATCACTTCTCCTGAAAGTTTTGAGAGGCTGGTGATGGAAGCCCAGAAGGACATTGCTGATCCGGTATATATTGAGAACGATGTAAGGCGCAACTGGACCGGAGATATTCTGGGATGGGTTGTTCCTGTTGCCATCCTGGTCATTGTCTGGCTGGTTATCATGAGGATGATGAGCCGCAATGCCGGTGGTGCCGGAGGTCAGATCTTCAACATCGGTAAATCGAAAGCACAATTATTTGATAAGACCACCAGTGTAAGCATTAATTTTAATGATGTGGCAGGGCTTGAGGAAGCCAAGGTGGAGGTTAAAGAAGTGGTGGATTTTTTAAAGAACCCTTCAAAATATACGGGATTGGGTGGTAAAATTCCCAAGGGAGTCCTTTTGGTAGGTCCTCCGGGAACCGGAAAGACCTTGCTGGCAAAAGCCGTTGCGGGTGAGGCCCAGGTTCCGTTCTTTTCCCTTTCAGGCTCCGATTTTGTGGAAATGTTTGTGGGTGTGGGCGCTTCGAGGGTCAGGGACCTTTTTAAGCAAGCTAAAGAAAAAGCCCCCTGCATTGTATTCATCGATGAAATTGATGCCATCGGGCGTGCCAGGGGAAAGAACCAGATCACCGGCGCCAATGATGAGCGGGAAAGCACGCTGAACCAACTGCTCACCGAGATGGATGGTTTCAGCACTAACTCCGGGGTCATCATCATGGCGGCGACAAACCGGGCCGATATCCTTGACAGGGCATTGCTCCGTGCCGGCCGCTTCGATCGTCAGATCAACGTAGAACTACCCGATCTCGAAGAACGAAGGGCAATTTTCAAAGTGCACACCAAGAACCTGAAATACGACAAGGAAAATGTCGACATGGAATGGCTGGCCAGGCAGACACCCGGTTTTTCCGGCGCAGACATTGCTAATGTTGCTAATGAATCGGCCCTGATAGCCGCCAGAAACGACAAGAAAATCATCGAAAAGCAGGATTTTGTGGATGCCATCGACCGGATTATCGGTGGACTGGAACGACGAAGCAAGATTATTTCACAGGAGGAAAAGCAGGTGATCGCATTCCACGAATCCGGGCATGCATCGGTCAGCTGGTTGCTGCCGCACGCGCATCCATTAGTCAAAGTGACCATTGTCCCCCGCGGAAAAGCATTGGGCGCAGCGTGGTACCTGCCTGAAGAGAGGCAGCTCACGACTTTCGAACAGATGTTTGATGAAATGACCGCTACATTAGGCGGCAGGGCAGCGGAAGAGATCATATTCGGGAAGGTTTCAACCGGAGCCCTGAATGACCTGGAAAGGGTAACCAAACAGGCTTACAATATGGTCGTATTCTTCGGACTGAACGATAAGATCGGCAATATCAGCTATTATGATTCCACGGGGCAGCAGGAATATGCATTCCAAAAGCCTTACAGTGAAAAAACAGCGGAAGTTATTGACCATGAAATTGGAAAACTGGTCGACCAGGCCTATCGCAGAGCCGTGGAAATCCTTAGAATTAACAGGGACAAACTCGAGCATCTGGCCCGAATGCTGCTCGAAAAAGAAGTGATATTCGGCGAAGACCTGGAGCCCATCTTCGGGAAAAAGATGAAGCAGGCGGGGCATGAGATCGTTTTGATCAATATCAAATCAAACGGGAATAATACCATGTCTGAAAAAGCCGAAGATAAAACTCCAAAGAAAAGGGGCAGGAAGCCGAAGGCAGACAGAGTATAG
- a CDS encoding T9SS type A sorting domain-containing protein, with product MKKDFIIFGLLMSMFFTYGQSTYEFLYQSPLNEISRSLNEDEQGNIYFSVENFQYALIIKLDHDGSFLDSISIYNHEGTCNLAELIKIDDDYFVALGNWTIDTVSELWFVKFNHELQIIDDKKLISNSLKIYNFHHIIRSNGNIVFIAHYQPGSSPAEYKVCIYELTPEGDLVRYKFFNQAYSFNIASTIIEDSSNFCYKLFSLLPVSYRMSCNISYIDTSFNVTDSLVLSGGIIRDQNTAKWINDSIYLLTGRSFDPSQDEFDIGILKMTANDSLLNAAYFGKTDTVDYTGLYKNLDFISKGNIFFSGESNIKQYFQTEPSWIMLNILDSNLNLKNQRFYGGDAFYLVNAILATQDSGCVLSCSRYDYLTQNEEFDIYILKVNQDGLLVSTTENPIINSNACFIYPNPGNETLNINSPIDRSQIQLFDLTGRLECEAELSAGTNSIPVSSLPAGIYLYRIFDHKSQIIQSGKWIKL from the coding sequence ATGAAGAAAGATTTTATAATTTTTGGATTATTAATGAGTATGTTTTTTACATACGGCCAATCTACCTATGAATTTCTTTATCAAAGTCCTTTAAATGAAATTTCAAGAAGCCTGAATGAAGATGAACAAGGAAACATCTATTTTTCGGTTGAAAACTTTCAATATGCTTTGATTATCAAACTTGATCATGATGGATCTTTTCTAGACTCCATCAGTATATATAACCATGAAGGCACTTGTAACCTTGCAGAGTTGATTAAAATTGATGATGATTATTTTGTGGCTTTAGGTAATTGGACCATTGATACGGTTTCTGAATTATGGTTTGTGAAATTTAATCACGAATTACAAATTATTGATGATAAGAAATTGATTTCCAACAGCCTTAAAATTTATAATTTCCATCATATCATCAGAAGTAATGGTAATATTGTTTTTATAGCCCACTACCAACCTGGATCTTCTCCCGCTGAATATAAGGTCTGTATTTATGAATTGACACCCGAAGGAGATTTGGTCAGATATAAATTTTTTAATCAAGCATATTCATTTAACATTGCTTCGACAATTATTGAGGATTCTTCAAATTTTTGTTATAAATTATTTTCTCTTTTGCCCGTTTCATATAGAATGTCATGCAATATCAGTTATATTGATACTTCTTTTAATGTAACTGATTCTTTAGTCCTTTCTGGTGGCATTATTAGGGATCAAAATACGGCTAAATGGATCAATGACTCGATTTATCTTCTGACCGGAAGGTCATTCGATCCCTCCCAAGATGAATTCGATATCGGAATTCTGAAAATGACTGCCAATGATTCTTTACTTAACGCAGCATATTTTGGAAAAACTGATACTGTGGATTATACAGGTCTATATAAAAATCTAGACTTTATTTCAAAAGGTAACATTTTTTTCTCTGGAGAATCCAATATTAAACAATATTTTCAAACCGAGCCTTCATGGATCATGTTAAATATCCTTGATTCGAATCTGAACCTTAAAAACCAGCGGTTTTATGGAGGGGATGCATTTTACCTGGTGAATGCCATACTGGCCACACAGGACAGTGGATGTGTGCTGTCGTGTTCACGCTACGATTACTTAACCCAGAACGAAGAGTTCGATATCTATATTCTCAAGGTTAATCAGGATGGATTGCTGGTTTCAACCACTGAAAATCCAATTATAAATAGTAACGCATGTTTTATTTATCCTAATCCGGGGAATGAGACATTAAATATTAATTCACCAATAGATCGGTCACAAATTCAGCTTTTTGACCTGACCGGAAGATTGGAATGTGAAGCTGAACTTTCGGCAGGCACCAATTCGATACCTGTTTCCAGCTTACCTGCCGGAATTTATCTTTACCGGATATTTGACCATAAAAGCCAGATAATCCAATCGGGGAAATGGATCAAACTGTAA
- a CDS encoding lactate utilization protein gives MEESTSKEKVLKYIREALISKTDQPFPKIDYEKPVFSEMEESFDINFAQELTAAGGMFIYCESEAEVINGLRFLMHDRKWDNIFALEPKIIELLNKGQITCLSDHDQITQSHVGMTGCESLVARLGSVMVSTGQMAGRQIFIYPEIHIVLAQASQLVGDLKDALLKLRKKYEQRMPSMVTLITGPSRTADIEKTLVMGAHGPKELYVFLLEDRL, from the coding sequence ATGGAAGAAAGCACTTCAAAAGAAAAGGTATTAAAATACATTAGGGAGGCTCTCATTTCAAAGACTGATCAGCCATTTCCAAAGATCGACTATGAAAAGCCGGTATTCAGTGAAATGGAAGAATCTTTTGATATCAATTTCGCACAGGAATTGACTGCTGCCGGCGGAATGTTCATTTATTGTGAGAGTGAGGCGGAAGTCATCAATGGCCTCAGGTTCCTGATGCACGACCGGAAGTGGGACAATATTTTCGCACTTGAGCCAAAGATTATCGAGCTCCTGAATAAAGGGCAAATTACCTGCCTGTCTGATCACGATCAAATAACCCAGTCGCATGTGGGGATGACCGGATGCGAATCCCTCGTAGCAAGGCTGGGCAGCGTCATGGTGTCGACCGGGCAAATGGCCGGCCGGCAAATCTTTATCTATCCGGAAATCCATATCGTTTTAGCACAGGCATCGCAACTGGTTGGTGACCTGAAGGATGCCCTGCTCAAATTAAGAAAAAAGTACGAACAACGGATGCCTTCGATGGTCACTCTTATCACGGGCCCCAGCCGTACGGCCGATATTGAAAAAACATTGGTCATGGGGGCTCACGGACCGAAAGAATTATATGTCTTCCTTCTGGAAGACCGGCTTTAA
- a CDS encoding phosphatidate cytidylyltransferase → MQNLYTRTITGIFLTALIIGSLLLHPLALVVVIFVLMMVGLYEFYRLAGFHEIHPQRVLGFAVGAIMYIIVALTALGIVSAWYLAFLPPLFFVFFIAELFRTKPNSLLNIAFSIFPVAYISIPFAMMIFLMNPVVIGDHPYWHILFSLLIIQGGYDTFAYLVGIAIGKHKLFEKISPKKTWEGTIGGTCFGLLAAFILSLFFKELTTWQWLVAALIINISGTFGDLSESMLKRKFNVKDSGDFFPGHGGVLDRFDAAIFAAPVLFCYLLLLNL, encoded by the coding sequence GTGCAAAACCTATACACGAGGACCATTACCGGCATTTTTCTTACAGCCCTGATCATCGGCTCTCTTCTGCTGCATCCGTTGGCTCTTGTTGTTGTGATCTTTGTTCTGATGATGGTCGGTTTGTACGAGTTTTACCGACTGGCCGGTTTTCATGAAATACACCCGCAACGGGTTTTGGGCTTCGCGGTCGGGGCCATCATGTACATCATCGTGGCTCTTACCGCCCTCGGGATAGTTTCAGCCTGGTACCTGGCCTTTCTTCCTCCTCTGTTCTTTGTTTTTTTTATTGCGGAATTGTTCCGGACGAAGCCAAATTCATTGTTAAATATAGCTTTCAGCATTTTCCCTGTCGCCTATATTTCCATCCCTTTTGCCATGATGATTTTCTTAATGAACCCTGTGGTTATCGGTGACCATCCTTACTGGCATATACTTTTCAGCTTATTAATCATCCAGGGGGGCTATGACACTTTTGCTTATCTGGTTGGAATAGCGATAGGGAAACATAAACTATTCGAAAAAATTTCACCGAAGAAAACCTGGGAAGGCACTATCGGAGGAACATGCTTCGGCCTGCTTGCGGCCTTCATATTGTCCCTGTTCTTCAAAGAGCTTACAACCTGGCAATGGCTTGTTGCAGCATTGATTATCAATATTTCCGGCACCTTCGGTGATTTATCGGAATCAATGCTGAAACGAAAGTTCAATGTCAAGGATTCCGGAGATTTCTTTCCCGGCCATGGCGGTGTACTCGACCGGTTTGATGCAGCTATATTTGCAGCACCGGTATTATTTTGTTATCTTTTATTGCTCAACCTATGA
- a CDS encoding phosphatidylserine decarboxylase family protein → MRLHHKGYIPLLVMLALLLCMVWLINLVFPVQSTIHYILYCAGVIFYFLCIRFFRRPYREVLPDPEQILSAADGHVVVIEEIQETEYFHDRRMQVSIFMSPLDVHVNWYPVSGEIIHTKYHHGSHIPAYRPKASMKNERMSIVIENEHGKPVMMTQIAGIMARRVFTTARPGSYVFQGEEAGIIKFGSRVDIILPKDSEIVVKLGQKVSACKTIIARFPDKNLFLQKS, encoded by the coding sequence ATGAGACTTCATCATAAAGGATACATACCCCTTCTTGTCATGCTGGCACTCCTGTTGTGCATGGTCTGGCTGATAAACCTGGTTTTTCCGGTGCAAAGTACCATACATTACATATTGTACTGTGCGGGCGTTATTTTTTATTTCCTGTGCATCCGGTTTTTCAGGCGACCATACAGAGAAGTTTTACCTGACCCTGAACAAATCTTAAGTGCTGCCGATGGCCATGTTGTTGTGATAGAAGAGATTCAAGAAACGGAGTATTTTCATGACCGGCGAATGCAGGTTTCCATTTTCATGTCGCCCCTTGATGTACATGTAAACTGGTATCCTGTCAGCGGGGAGATCATTCACACAAAATATCACCATGGTTCCCACATTCCGGCATACCGGCCAAAAGCCAGCATGAAGAATGAGCGCATGTCGATCGTGATAGAAAATGAACATGGCAAACCGGTCATGATGACACAGATTGCCGGTATCATGGCCAGGCGGGTATTCACCACCGCCAGGCCGGGGAGTTATGTTTTCCAGGGAGAAGAAGCAGGTATCATCAAGTTCGGCTCCAGGGTCGATATCATTCTTCCAAAAGATAGCGAGATCGTGGTTAAGTTAGGCCAGAAAGTTAGTGCATGTAAGACTATCATAGCGAGATTTCCCGATAAAAACCTATTTTTGCAAAAATCTTAA
- the frr gene encoding ribosome recycling factor, translating into MTEESEFLLQETEDQMNKSVQFLEKELHKLRAGKATPQMLEGIRINYYDVVTPIEQLANITTPDARQIIIQPWDKSIIHDIDKAIMTANLGLNPKNEGEVLRIQVPPLTEERRRDLVKKAKSEAENAKISIRNIRRSSNDMAKDLEKEGVAEDEVKKLQEDIQKLTVKYIEVVDKIVVQKEKDIMTV; encoded by the coding sequence ATGACTGAGGAATCCGAATTTCTACTTCAGGAAACAGAAGACCAGATGAACAAATCAGTTCAATTCCTGGAAAAAGAATTGCACAAGCTTCGCGCGGGAAAGGCCACACCCCAGATGCTTGAAGGGATCAGGATCAACTACTACGACGTGGTAACTCCCATTGAACAATTGGCAAACATTACAACACCGGATGCAAGACAGATCATTATTCAGCCATGGGATAAAAGTATCATTCATGATATCGACAAAGCCATCATGACCGCGAACCTGGGCCTGAATCCCAAAAATGAAGGGGAAGTGTTACGGATCCAGGTGCCACCGCTGACAGAAGAGCGGCGACGTGATCTCGTCAAGAAAGCTAAATCTGAAGCGGAAAATGCCAAGATAAGCATCCGCAACATCAGGCGTTCGTCGAATGATATGGCCAAAGACCTTGAAAAAGAAGGGGTAGCTGAAGATGAAGTAAAGAAGTTGCAGGAAGATATCCAGAAACTCACCGTCAAGTATATCGAAGTAGTCGATAAAATTGTTGTTCAGAAAGAAAAAGACATTATGACGGTTTAG
- a CDS encoding SPASM domain-containing protein, which translates to MPAQLKDSLSLLMRITPGRLINLVKLFSSYYLSRFTGKMRHWGNPFTISVEPTTSCNLRCPECPSGLRKFTRDTGKISLEMYHEVIDQLHPDLFYLILYFQGEPYLHPLFFHMAEYARKKKIYTATSTNAHFLTDHLAKKTVESGLDRIIISLDGLDQITYEKYRVGGSFDKVLECTRNLVKWKKELHSATPYIILQFIVFRTNEHQIPALRELAKEIGVDKLELKSAQVYNYEEGNPLIPVNESFSRYKKKGDGKYIIDNPLYNHCLRMWRGCVITWDGLVVPCCFDKDATHRLGDLKKQSFQEIWRGEAYDNFRKKLFSARNEIDICRNCTEK; encoded by the coding sequence TTGCCTGCTCAGCTTAAAGATAGCCTTAGCCTCCTGATGCGGATAACACCTGGGAGATTGATTAACCTGGTCAAACTTTTTTCCAGTTATTACCTGAGCCGCTTTACAGGTAAAATGAGGCATTGGGGAAATCCGTTTACCATTTCCGTGGAGCCGACGACCTCCTGCAACCTGAGATGTCCCGAGTGTCCGTCGGGCCTTAGAAAGTTCACACGTGATACCGGGAAGATCTCGCTTGAAATGTACCATGAGGTCATCGACCAGCTTCACCCGGACCTGTTTTACCTGATCCTGTATTTCCAGGGAGAGCCTTATCTTCATCCGCTTTTCTTTCACATGGCGGAATATGCCCGGAAAAAGAAGATTTACACTGCCACTTCCACAAATGCACATTTCCTGACCGACCACCTGGCAAAAAAAACCGTCGAGTCGGGCCTGGACCGGATCATCATCTCTCTTGATGGCCTGGACCAGATAACCTATGAGAAATACAGGGTAGGGGGGTCATTTGATAAAGTTCTGGAATGTACCCGAAACCTGGTGAAGTGGAAAAAAGAGCTTCATTCGGCAACTCCTTATATCATTCTTCAGTTCATTGTTTTTCGAACCAATGAGCACCAGATTCCTGCACTGCGTGAGCTGGCAAAGGAAATAGGAGTAGACAAACTTGAGCTTAAATCTGCCCAGGTCTATAACTACGAGGAGGGAAATCCGCTTATTCCCGTTAATGAATCTTTTTCGAGATACAAAAAGAAGGGTGACGGCAAGTATATTATAGATAATCCCCTGTATAATCATTGCCTTAGAATGTGGCGGGGCTGTGTGATTACATGGGATGGACTCGTAGTTCCCTGCTGCTTTGATAAGGATGCCACCCACCGTTTAGGGGATCTGAAAAAGCAGAGTTTTCAGGAGATCTGGCGGGGTGAAGCCTATGATAACTTCAGAAAGAAATTGTTCTCCGCCAGGAATGAAATCGATATTTGCAGGAATTGTACAGAAAAATAA
- a CDS encoding YtxH domain-containing protein: MKKTMSNFLLGFLAGAAAGALAGILLAPDKGSITRQNIKKKVQALADEYGLGLGELMNEMGVEPEHELKTKIPRAKPGTKTQKPPSVAKRKYTRKPKTEL; encoded by the coding sequence ATGAAAAAGACAATGTCAAATTTTCTCCTTGGCTTCCTGGCCGGCGCTGCCGCCGGTGCTTTAGCAGGTATATTATTAGCTCCCGATAAAGGCAGTATTACCCGTCAGAATATTAAGAAAAAAGTACAAGCACTAGCTGATGAATATGGCCTCGGATTAGGGGAACTGATGAATGAAATGGGAGTGGAACCGGAACATGAATTAAAGACAAAAATTCCAAGAGCAAAACCTGGAACTAAAACACAAAAACCACCGTCTGTAGCAAAAAGGAAGTACACCCGCAAACCCAAAACAGAATTGTAA